Proteins co-encoded in one Polaromonas vacuolata genomic window:
- a CDS encoding DUF2442 domain-containing protein, translating to MKWDVVDVKPIASLALRVQFRDGLVGNVQFEKSHLTGVFAALKDPLVFQQAHIDSGAVAWPGDLDLAPDAMYQEIKMHGQWVLR from the coding sequence ATGAAATGGGATGTTGTAGACGTCAAACCGATTGCGTCACTGGCACTTCGTGTCCAGTTCAGAGACGGGTTAGTTGGCAATGTTCAGTTTGAAAAAAGCCACCTAACCGGCGTTTTTGCCGCATTGAAAGATCCGCTAGTTTTTCAGCAGGCGCACATTGACTCAGGTGCAGTGGCTTGGCCAGGCGATCTTGATCTCGCGCCTGATGCGATGTATCAAGAAATCAAAATGCATGGGCAATGGGTGCTGAGATAA
- the argF gene encoding ornithine carbamoyltransferase — protein MTALVPLRHYLQFSDFSADDYAYLFARAALIKKKFKAYEKHQPLADRTMAMIFEKASTRTRVSFEAGMYQLGGSVVHLTTGDSQLGRAEPIEDSAKVISRMVDLVMIRTYEQTKIERFAEHSRVPVINGLTNEFHPCQILADIFTYIEHRGSIKGKTVAWVGDGNNMANTWLQASEILDFKLHVSTPGGYEVDQAVAGIRSSESYKVFKDPMLACAGADLVTTDVWTSMGYEAENEARKKAFADWCVDSDMMKAAKPDALFMHCLPAHRGEEVQAEVIDGPQSVVWDEAENRLHAQKALMEFLLFGRL, from the coding sequence ATGACCGCACTTGTTCCCCTCCGGCATTACCTGCAATTCAGCGATTTTTCAGCCGACGACTACGCCTACCTGTTTGCCCGCGCCGCCCTGATCAAGAAAAAATTCAAGGCCTATGAAAAGCACCAGCCATTAGCTGACCGCACCATGGCCATGATTTTTGAGAAAGCCTCCACCCGTACCCGTGTGAGCTTTGAAGCCGGCATGTATCAGTTAGGCGGCAGTGTCGTGCACTTGACCACTGGCGACAGCCAGCTGGGCCGGGCCGAACCGATTGAAGACAGCGCTAAAGTAATTAGCCGCATGGTCGATTTGGTGATGATTCGTACCTACGAGCAAACCAAGATTGAGCGCTTTGCAGAGCATTCACGCGTGCCGGTGATTAACGGCCTGACGAATGAATTTCATCCCTGCCAGATACTCGCCGACATCTTCACGTACATAGAGCACCGCGGCTCCATCAAGGGCAAGACAGTCGCATGGGTGGGCGATGGCAACAACATGGCCAACACCTGGCTACAAGCCAGCGAAATCTTAGACTTCAAACTGCACGTGAGCACGCCAGGCGGTTATGAGGTTGACCAAGCAGTCGCTGGCATTCGTTCTAGCGAAAGCTACAAGGTGTTTAAAGACCCTATGCTGGCCTGCGCTGGCGCCGACTTGGTCACCACCGACGTCTGGACCAGCATGGGCTACGAGGCCGAAAACGAAGCGCGCAAAAAAGCGTTTGCCGACTGGTGTGTCGATAGCGACATGATGAAAGCGGCAAAGCCGGACGCTCTTTTTATGCACTGTCTACCCGCACACCGCGGCGAAGAAGTACAAGCCGAAGTGATTGACGGCCCACAATCAGTAGTCTGGGACGAAGCCGAAAACCGCTTGCATGCGCAAAAAGCTTTGATGGAGTTTTTGCTGTTTGGGCGGCTGTAA